In Cicer arietinum cultivar CDC Frontier isolate Library 1 chromosome 7, Cicar.CDCFrontier_v2.0, whole genome shotgun sequence, a single window of DNA contains:
- the LOC140921014 gene encoding uncharacterized protein: MASVSGVGGSAGGSGGSDGSGGTGTAAIRGISKTSRGKKKVAKRVVNDPSLMPMPSIGTSGGAIPLYPEVPVEPYTLDEIMDPGCVDCYNRIVIIPEGDGYVNYD; this comes from the coding sequence atggcttcagtgtcgggagtaggaggatctgcaggaggatcaggaggttcggatggatcgggaggaacaggaacggcggcaatacgaggaatatccaaaacatcacgtggtaagaaaaaagttgctaaacgtgttgttaatgacccatctctcatgccgatgccgtccattggtactagtggtggagctattcctctatatccggaggtcccagtagagccttataccttagacgaaataatggatcccggatgtgttgattgctacaaccgcattgtcatcattccagaaggagatgggtatgtaaactatgattga